From the Bacillus tuaregi genome, one window contains:
- the rplC gene encoding 50S ribosomal protein L3, with protein MTKGILGRKIGMTQVFAENGDLIPVTVVEAGNNVVLQKKSVETDGYEAVQIGFEDKREKLSNKPEKGHVSKASTAPKRFVREFRGVDLAAYEVGQEVSVDIFAEGDVIDVTGVSKGKGFQGAIKRHGQSRGPMAHGSRYHRRPGSMGPVAPNRVFKGKLLPGRMGGEQVTVQNLEIVKVDVERNLLLVKGNVPGAKKALLKIKSAVKAK; from the coding sequence ATGACCAAAGGAATCTTAGGAAGAAAGATCGGTATGACTCAAGTATTTGCTGAGAACGGCGACCTTATCCCAGTAACAGTTGTTGAAGCTGGTAATAACGTAGTTCTACAAAAGAAATCAGTTGAAACTGATGGCTACGAAGCAGTTCAAATTGGTTTTGAAGATAAACGCGAAAAGCTTTCTAACAAACCTGAAAAAGGACATGTTTCTAAAGCGAGTACTGCTCCTAAGCGCTTCGTTCGTGAATTCCGCGGCGTAGACTTAGCAGCTTATGAAGTTGGTCAGGAAGTCAGTGTTGATATTTTCGCAGAAGGCGATGTAATTGATGTAACAGGTGTATCTAAAGGTAAAGGTTTCCAAGGTGCAATCAAGCGCCACGGACAATCTCGCGGACCTATGGCACACGGTTCTCGTTATCACCGTCGTCCTGGATCAATGGGTCCAGTTGCTCCAAACCGTGTATTTAAAGGTAAATTACTACCTGGACGTATGGGTGGAGAGCAAGTAACAGTGCAAAACCTTGAAATCGTAAAGGTTGACGTTGAACGTAATCTTTTATTAGTTAAAGGTAATGTACCAGGAGCTA
- the rpsJ gene encoding 30S ribosomal protein S10 gives MAKQKIRIRLKAYDHRILDQSSEKIVETAKRSGAAVSGPIPLPTEKSVYTILRAVHKYKDSREQFEMRTHKRLIDIINPTPQTVDSLMRLDLPSGVDIEIKL, from the coding sequence ATGGCAAAACAAAAAATCCGTATCCGTCTTAAAGCATATGATCACAGAATTCTTGACCAATCTTCCGAGAAGATTGTTGAAACTGCGAAACGTTCAGGTGCAGCTGTATCTGGTCCGATTCCACTACCAACTGAGAAGTCTGTATACACGATCTTACGTGCGGTTCACAAGTATAAAGATTCTCGTGAACAATTTGAGATGCGTACACATAAGCGTTTGATTGATATCATCAATCCAACACCACAAACTGTTGATTCATTAATGCGTTTGGATTTACCATCCGGCGTTGACATTGAAATTAAACTTTAA